Proteins found in one Triticum aestivum cultivar Chinese Spring chromosome 4D, IWGSC CS RefSeq v2.1, whole genome shotgun sequence genomic segment:
- the LOC123099685 gene encoding dirigent protein 1-like — protein MASLSSLLLASVFLLAGSAFFYRYDIGSGNKTGGTTTTHLHFYMHDDYTGPRPTAMRVVSGRAISTGDDATAPRQFGDIVVLNNALTVGPSGGSARVGTAQGWAVRVSEGGIVSDLTLHLVLEAGEHRGSSLTARGRIDMDATVRESVLIGGTGRFRYARGYMLTKNYDYSLATGGVVEIDVYVQHD, from the coding sequence ATGGCCTCCCTCTCTTCCCTCTTGCTTGCGTCGGTTTTCCTCCTTGCTGGCTCAGCCTTCTTCTACCGCTACGACATAGGCAGCGGCAACAAGACCGGCGGCACAACCACCACGCACCTTCACTTTTACATGCACGACGACTACACAGGCCCACGCCCTACCGCGATGCGCGTCGTGTCCGGGCGGGCCATATCCACCGGCGACGACGCCACGGCGCCGCGGCAGTTCGGCGACATCGTGGTGCTCAACAACGCGCTGACGGTGGGGCCCAGCGGCGGCAGCGCGCGGGTGGGCACGGCGCAGGGCTGGGCCGTCCGCGTGTCGGAGGGCGGCATCGTATCGGACCTGACGCTGCACCTGGTCCTCGAGGCCGGCGAGCACCGCGGCAGCTCGCTGACGGCGAGGGGCCGCATCGACATGGACGCCACGGTGCGGGAGTCGGTCCTCATCGGCGGAACCGGACGGTTCCGGTACGCGCGGGGCTACATGCTCACCAAGAACTACGACTACAGCCTCGCCACCGGCGGCGTCGTCGAGATCGACGTCTACGTGCAGCACGACTAG